The Deinococcus apachensis DSM 19763 genome includes the window ACGGGGACATCCTGGGGGCGCTGGACCTCTCCCCCACCCTGTTTCCCGGGGTGCGGCCCTCCACCGCGCGGGTGGGAACCCTGCGGGCGGACCTCGCGGCGCGCACCGGACTCCCGGCCAGCCTGCCCGTCGTGGCGGGCGGGGGGGACAATGCCGCCGCCGGAATCGCCCTGGGGCTCAGCGCCGCGCGGCCCGAGACCGGCTCGCTGAGCCTGGGGACGAGCGGCGTGCTGTTCGCCCCCCTCGCGCGGCCCACCCCCGACCCCGGGGGGCGGGTCCACCTCTTCGCCCACGCGGACGGGGGCTACCACCTGCTCGGCGTGACGCTGGCCTGTGCCGGGGCGTTGCAGTGGGTGCATGACCGCCTGTTTCCCGAGGCCGAACTGGGAACACTCCTGGAGGAAGCGCGGGCCGTGCCCGCCAGCGAGGAGGGCGTGCTGTTCCTCCCCTTCCTGGCCGGGGAGCGCAGCCCGCACATGGACCCTGACCTGCGCGGCGCGTGGCTGGGCCTGAGCCTGGCGCACCGCCGGGGTCACCTCGTGCGGGCGGTGCTGGAAGGAACGGCCTTCGCCCTCGCCGACACCTACGACGTGATGCGGGAGCATGTGGGGCTGCGCTCCCTGCTCGCCACGGGCGGCGGCGCGCGCAGCGACCTGTGGCTCGGCCTGATGGCTGACGCGCTGGGGCTGGACGTGTACCGCACGGGCTCGGCAGCGGGCGCGGCCGAGGGCGCCGCCGTGCTCGCCATGCCCGAGGGCGGGCTGCACGCCCGTCTGGGGGAAGCGATGGGGAGGCCGGACCTCCCGGAAGAGCCCGCCCCGCCCGTCCCATCACACGCGCCGCGCGGGGCCTACACTGCGGCCTTTCACCGCCTGTATGGCGGCCCAGCCTAAACGCCCGGGGAGGAGGGGCCATACGCCGCGCCCCTCCTCCCCGAACTGTCCAGGTCCTACTTCCCCTCGACCCGGATCAGGTTCAGCGACCCCACGGTGCCCAGCGGGCCGGTGATCCAGTTCTTGACCCGGGTGCGGGCGGCAGCCGGGGCCGCGCTGTGGACGATGGGCAGACGGACGTTGGCGTTGTACGTCAGCTCCTGAAGCTGGGCGTACACCCGCGCCTTGGCCTGGCGGTCGAGGGCGGCGCGGCCCTTGCCCAGCAGCGCGTTGATGTTGCCGGGGTCGAAGCCGATGTCGTCACTGCCCGCGTCGCCGTAAAAGGCGCTGTAGAAGTTGTCGGGGTCACTGTAGTCGCCGCTCCAGCCGTACAGGAACAGGTCGAAGCGGCCCTTCTGGCGGTCTTCGAGGTACTTGGCCCAGTCCTCGGTCCTCAGGTTCACCTTGATGCCGATAGCCCCCAGATCAGCGGCGATGGCCTCCGCGACGGGCTTGGGCTGCGGGAAGTAGGAGCGGCTGATGGGCATGTACCACAGGTCCACGGAGAAGCCGTTCGGGTAGCCCGC containing:
- the xylB gene encoding xylulokinase; the encoded protein is MAEVTVGVDLGTSGVKVVALDAARRSVASATRSYPLLTPQPGWTEQRPGDWVAAALDALSEVAGLLREGGHTPAALGLSGQMHGAVFLDAGGEVLRPAPLWNDQRTGAQVRQIEARIPRPDLIARTGNRAVTGFQLPKVLWLRDEEPEVFARLAHVLLPKDYLGYVLTGELATEPSDASGVGALNLAWLDWDGDILGALDLSPTLFPGVRPSTARVGTLRADLAARTGLPASLPVVAGGGDNAAAGIALGLSAARPETGSLSLGTSGVLFAPLARPTPDPGGRVHLFAHADGGYHLLGVTLACAGALQWVHDRLFPEAELGTLLEEARAVPASEEGVLFLPFLAGERSPHMDPDLRGAWLGLSLAHRRGHLVRAVLEGTAFALADTYDVMREHVGLRSLLATGGGARSDLWLGLMADALGLDVYRTGSAAGAAEGAAVLAMPEGGLHARLGEAMGRPDLPEEPAPPVPSHAPRGAYTAAFHRLYGGPA